Proteins encoded in a region of the Methylobacterium radiotolerans JCM 2831 genome:
- the rpmE gene encoding 50S ribosomal protein L31 — MAKDAAAKAKGTEHPDYHFIKVVMTDGTEYQTRSTYGKEGDTLNLDIDPLTHPAWTGGEQKMLDRGGRVSRFNSRFGNLGKR, encoded by the coding sequence ATGGCGAAGGACGCGGCCGCGAAGGCCAAGGGGACCGAGCACCCCGATTACCACTTCATCAAGGTCGTGATGACGGACGGTACCGAGTACCAGACCCGTTCGACCTACGGGAAGGAGGGCGACACCCTCAATCTCGACATCGATCCGCTGACCCATCCGGCCTGGACCGGTGGCGAGCAGAAGATGCTCGACCGCGGCGGTCGCGTGTCGCGCTTCAATTCGCGGTTCGGCAACCTCGGCAAGCGCTGA
- a CDS encoding cold-shock protein, whose amino-acid sequence MNTGTVKWFNETKGYGFIQPDDGGKDVFVHISAVERAGMRNLIEGQRIAYEILTDKRSGKDAAGNLQAA is encoded by the coding sequence GTGAATACCGGCACTGTGAAGTGGTTCAATGAGACCAAGGGCTACGGTTTCATCCAGCCCGACGATGGCGGCAAGGACGTGTTCGTCCACATCTCGGCCGTCGAGCGCGCCGGGATGCGCAACCTGATCGAAGGCCAGCGGATCGCTTACGAGATCCTCACGGACAAGCGCAGCGGCAAGGACGCCGCCGGCAACCTGCAGGCGGCCTGA
- a CDS encoding inositol monophosphatase family protein, whose product MPEPLTDDAVSALMPELRAVMREAADIARPFFRLGGQTSARIWSKSGGSPVTEADVAVDAFLKVRLSALVPRAAWLSEETADDPARLGHDLVWIVDPIDGTRAFLSGHPDWSIAVALLSRGEPLIGFVHAPVGDADYEAVRGRGATRNGEPIRVDPRQSLPGARITGPKPMLDRLARGAGEDPDFEVVARIPSLALRLARVADGTVDIGMISGNARDWDLAAADLVLREAGGVVCDFSGAATPYNRADPVHGELLAAPVGLRDPVLAAWER is encoded by the coding sequence ATGCCCGAGCCTCTCACCGACGATGCCGTATCCGCCCTGATGCCGGAACTGCGCGCCGTGATGCGCGAGGCCGCCGACATCGCCCGGCCCTTCTTCAGGCTCGGCGGTCAGACCTCGGCCCGGATCTGGTCGAAGTCCGGCGGCTCGCCGGTCACCGAGGCGGACGTCGCGGTCGACGCCTTCCTGAAGGTGCGCCTGAGCGCCCTCGTGCCGCGGGCGGCGTGGCTGTCGGAGGAGACTGCCGACGACCCGGCCCGCCTCGGCCACGACCTCGTCTGGATCGTCGATCCGATCGACGGGACGCGGGCCTTCCTGTCGGGCCATCCGGACTGGTCGATCGCGGTGGCGCTCCTGTCGCGCGGCGAGCCGCTGATCGGCTTCGTCCACGCGCCGGTGGGCGACGCGGATTACGAGGCCGTGCGCGGGCGCGGCGCGACGCGGAACGGCGAACCGATCCGCGTCGATCCCAGGCAGAGCCTGCCGGGCGCCCGCATCACCGGCCCGAAGCCGATGCTCGACCGTCTGGCCCGGGGCGCCGGAGAAGACCCGGACTTCGAGGTGGTCGCGCGGATCCCGTCCCTCGCCCTGCGGCTCGCCCGCGTGGCGGACGGCACGGTCGATATCGGGATGATCTCCGGCAATGCCCGCGACTGGGACTTGGCCGCCGCCGACCTGGTTCTCCGCGAGGCGGGCGGCGTGGTCTGCGATTTCTCCGGCGCGGCGACCCCGTACAATCGCGCCGACCCGGTGCACGGCGAGCTGCTCGCCGCGCCGGTGGGTCTGCGCGACCCGGTCCTCGCCGCCTGGGAGCGCTGA
- a CDS encoding L,D-transpeptidase family protein, with amino-acid sequence MRKKAQNRFTTILSVAALGALGMGAAEARDQGNYAQAEWAQDYASPAGMQVQRETVPILSPQTVASTEQMVERYKDIVARGGWRQVSGADHLRIGSRGPAVAAIRQRLIVTGDLDPAAGSSGVYDSYVAAGVKRFQARHGLSQTGAMTMATQQAMNVPADVRLRQLEINVVRLRSYSGDLGRRFVITNIPAALVETVENGQVVTLHAAGVGKIDRQSPIMNTKATQINFNPTWTVPASIVKKDLIPKMQKDPNYLTDNKIRILSNGSEVSPKSVNWFSDEGTRYTYRQDSGADFNSMGIVRINIPNPYGVFMHDTNTKGVFGDDFRFISSGCVRVQNVREYITWLLKDTPGWDRQKVEEAIESGKRIDANIAQPVPVYWTYITAWSTPDGIVQFRDDIYKRDGVNVPSTIGAPTPVASAEPMPQTFEPGDEE; translated from the coding sequence ATGCGCAAGAAGGCACAAAACCGGTTCACCACGATCCTGAGCGTCGCCGCCCTCGGCGCGCTCGGCATGGGCGCCGCCGAAGCCCGCGACCAGGGCAACTACGCCCAGGCCGAATGGGCGCAGGACTACGCCTCGCCCGCCGGCATGCAGGTGCAGCGCGAGACGGTGCCGATCCTCTCGCCCCAGACCGTGGCATCCACCGAGCAGATGGTGGAGCGCTACAAGGATATCGTCGCCCGCGGCGGCTGGCGGCAGGTCTCCGGCGCCGACCACCTGCGGATCGGCTCGCGCGGCCCGGCCGTGGCGGCCATCCGCCAGCGCCTGATCGTCACCGGCGACCTCGACCCGGCCGCCGGCAGCTCGGGCGTCTACGATTCCTACGTCGCCGCGGGCGTGAAGCGGTTCCAGGCCCGGCACGGCCTCAGCCAGACCGGCGCCATGACGATGGCCACCCAGCAGGCCATGAACGTGCCGGCCGATGTCCGCCTGCGCCAGCTCGAGATCAACGTCGTGCGCCTGCGCTCCTACTCGGGCGATCTCGGCCGGCGCTTCGTGATCACCAACATCCCGGCCGCGCTCGTCGAGACGGTCGAGAACGGTCAGGTCGTCACGCTCCACGCCGCCGGCGTGGGCAAGATCGACCGCCAGTCGCCGATCATGAACACCAAGGCGACGCAGATCAATTTCAACCCGACCTGGACGGTCCCGGCTTCCATCGTGAAGAAGGACCTGATCCCGAAGATGCAGAAGGATCCGAACTACCTCACGGACAACAAGATCCGGATCCTGTCGAACGGCTCCGAGGTTTCGCCGAAGTCGGTGAACTGGTTCTCGGACGAGGGCACCCGCTACACCTACCGGCAGGATTCGGGCGCCGACTTCAACTCGATGGGCATCGTCCGCATCAACATCCCGAACCCTTACGGCGTGTTCATGCACGACACGAACACCAAGGGCGTGTTCGGCGACGATTTCCGCTTCATCTCCTCGGGCTGCGTGCGCGTGCAGAACGTGCGCGAGTACATCACGTGGCTGCTGAAGGACACGCCCGGCTGGGACCGCCAGAAGGTCGAGGAGGCGATCGAGAGCGGCAAGCGCATCGACGCCAACATCGCCCAGCCCGTGCCGGTCTACTGGACCTACATCACCGCCTGGTCGACCCCGGACGGCATCGTCCAGTTCCGCGACGACATCTACAAGCGCGACGGCGTGAACGTGCCCTCGACCATCGGCGCGCCGACCCCGGTCGCCAGCGCCGAGCCGATGCCGCAGACCTTCGAGCCCGGCGACGAGGAGTAG
- a CDS encoding ABC transporter transmembrane domain-containing protein — protein sequence MARKTKAAAAGRPRAPLSALRPLLPFALRYRARIAAGLVALICASASTLVVPIAMRRVIDHGFTADGSNVIDAYFLALLGVVAAFALSSAARVYTVVTLGERVVADLRSAVFARLTQLDPAFFDRAQSGEIVSRLTADATQIKSAFGVSVSILLRNLFLFVGATAMMVVTSPRLSVMVLAAIPIIVFPLIVSGRGVRRRSRAAQDRLAEASAYAAEAVGAVRTMQAFGRSDSTAARFAAASEEAYGAARASVRARALLTGVAIFLISASVVGVMWYGAQGVLNHTMTGGELSQFVLYAVFGAGALGQLSEVYGDLAMSAGAAERLTEILAAEPAIRAPSPALPLPEPARGAVAFEDVRFAYPTRPEHAALGGLSFAAAPGERIAIVGPSGAGKSTVFQLLLRFYDPQGGRILVDGADIAQVDPERLRARIALVPQDPVVFSGTVTENIRYGRPEAGEAEVRRAAELANAHGFVSALPQGYATQVGERGVTLSGGQRQRIAIARAILKDAPILLLDEATSALDAESERAVQAALATLMQGRTTLVIAHRLATIRAADRILVLDDGRIVETGTHESLLAQGALYAQLANLQFTDALDETARGKEPRSRGERLPVAE from the coding sequence ATGGCCCGTAAGACCAAGGCGGCCGCGGCCGGCCGACCCAGAGCCCCGCTGAGCGCCCTCCGGCCGCTCCTCCCCTTCGCGCTGCGCTACCGCGCGCGGATCGCCGCGGGACTCGTCGCCCTCATCTGCGCGTCGGCCTCGACGCTCGTCGTCCCGATCGCCATGCGCCGCGTCATCGACCACGGCTTCACCGCCGACGGCTCGAACGTGATCGACGCCTACTTCCTCGCCCTGCTCGGCGTCGTCGCGGCCTTCGCGCTGTCGAGCGCGGCCCGCGTCTACACGGTGGTGACGCTGGGCGAGCGGGTGGTCGCGGACCTCCGCAGCGCGGTCTTCGCCCGGCTGACCCAGCTCGATCCGGCGTTCTTCGACCGGGCGCAGTCCGGCGAGATCGTCTCGCGGCTCACCGCGGACGCGACGCAGATCAAGTCGGCCTTCGGCGTCTCGGTCTCGATCCTGCTGCGCAACCTGTTCCTGTTCGTGGGCGCCACCGCCATGATGGTGGTGACGAGCCCGCGCCTGTCGGTGATGGTGCTGGCCGCCATCCCGATCATCGTCTTCCCGCTGATCGTGTCGGGCCGCGGCGTGCGTCGGCGCTCCCGGGCGGCCCAGGACCGGCTCGCCGAGGCCTCGGCCTACGCCGCCGAGGCGGTCGGGGCGGTGCGGACGATGCAGGCCTTCGGCCGCTCCGACTCGACGGCGGCCCGGTTCGCCGCGGCCTCCGAGGAGGCCTACGGCGCCGCCCGCGCCTCGGTCCGGGCCCGCGCGCTGCTCACCGGCGTCGCGATCTTCCTGATCTCGGCCTCGGTGGTCGGGGTGATGTGGTACGGCGCCCAGGGCGTCCTGAACCACACGATGACGGGCGGCGAGCTCTCGCAGTTCGTGCTCTACGCCGTGTTCGGCGCCGGCGCCCTCGGCCAGCTCTCCGAGGTCTACGGCGACCTCGCCATGTCGGCCGGCGCGGCCGAGCGGCTCACCGAGATCCTGGCCGCGGAGCCCGCGATCCGCGCGCCGTCCCCGGCCCTGCCGCTGCCCGAGCCGGCCCGGGGCGCGGTGGCCTTCGAGGACGTGCGCTTCGCCTACCCGACCCGCCCGGAACACGCCGCCCTCGGCGGGCTGAGCTTCGCGGCCGCGCCCGGCGAGCGCATCGCCATCGTGGGGCCCTCCGGGGCCGGCAAGTCGACGGTGTTCCAGCTGCTGCTGCGCTTCTACGACCCGCAGGGCGGCCGGATCCTGGTCGACGGCGCCGATATCGCCCAGGTCGATCCGGAGCGCCTGCGCGCCCGCATCGCCCTGGTGCCCCAGGATCCCGTCGTGTTCTCCGGGACCGTCACCGAGAACATCCGCTACGGCCGTCCGGAGGCCGGCGAGGCGGAGGTCCGGCGCGCCGCCGAGCTCGCCAACGCGCACGGCTTCGTCTCGGCCCTGCCGCAGGGCTACGCGACCCAGGTGGGCGAGCGCGGCGTGACCCTTTCGGGCGGCCAGCGGCAGCGCATTGCCATCGCCCGGGCGATCCTCAAGGACGCGCCGATCCTGCTCCTCGACGAGGCCACCTCGGCCCTGGACGCCGAGTCCGAGCGCGCCGTCCAGGCCGCCCTCGCCACGCTGATGCAGGGCCGCACCACCCTGGTGATCGCCCACCGGCTCGCCACCATCCGCGCCGCGGACCGCATCCTGGTCCTCGACGACGGCCGCATCGTCGAGACCGGAACCCACGAGAGCCTGCTGGCGCAGGGCGCGCTCTACGCCCAGCTCGCCAACCTGCAGTTCACCGACGCGCTGGACGAGACGGCGCGGGGCAAGGAGCCCCGCAGCCGGGGCGAGCGTCTTCCGGTCGCCGAGTAG
- a CDS encoding type 1 glutamine amidotransferase domain-containing protein: MPDIRQAKILILATDGFEESELTVPQAKLAQAGATVTVAAPQSRQSKGTIRGWDKTDWGQEVTVDADLEQVDPASFDALVLPGGQINPDKLRLEPQALAVIKSFLTSGKVVAAICHAPWLLIETGAAKGRDLTSFSSIRTDVINAGGRWHDKDVVTDHGIVTSRNPGDLDAFCAKIVEEIQEGGHGARQLAA; the protein is encoded by the coding sequence ATGCCCGACATCCGCCAAGCCAAGATCCTGATCCTCGCCACCGACGGTTTCGAGGAGAGCGAGCTGACCGTGCCGCAGGCGAAGCTGGCCCAGGCCGGCGCCACCGTGACCGTCGCCGCCCCGCAGTCGCGCCAGAGCAAGGGCACGATCCGCGGCTGGGACAAGACCGACTGGGGCCAGGAGGTCACCGTCGATGCCGACCTGGAGCAGGTCGACCCGGCGTCCTTCGATGCCCTCGTCCTTCCGGGCGGCCAGATCAACCCGGACAAGCTCCGGCTCGAGCCGCAGGCACTCGCCGTGATCAAGAGCTTCCTGACGTCCGGCAAGGTCGTGGCCGCGATCTGCCACGCCCCCTGGCTGCTCATCGAGACCGGCGCGGCCAAGGGCCGCGACCTGACCTCGTTCAGCTCGATCCGGACTGACGTGATCAATGCCGGCGGCCGCTGGCACGACAAGGACGTCGTGACCGATCACGGCATCGTCACGAGCCGCAACCCGGGCGACCTCGACGCCTTCTGCGCGAAGATCGTCGAGGAGATCCAGGAGGGCGGCCACGGCGCCCGCCAGCTGGCGGCGTGA
- a CDS encoding peptidoglycan -binding protein has translation MASTATRTRRTLNVWPGYVDALATLLLSVVFLLTVFVVGQFFLSQELTGRDETLAKLNRQIADLTDLLALERTNRRNQEDEVRNLRTTLAGVEAERDRAKVQAEAATVSQGAAGTLDKQLETERGATRRAQSQIDLLNEQISAMRRQLAALEDALAASESRDRESQARIAELGSRLNVALAQKVQELARYRSNFFGRLRQILGNRPDIRVVGDRFVLQSEVLFPAGSATLKPEAGPELDRIAGAVSELAKQIPADLPWVLRVDGHTDARPISTSQFPSNWSLSAARAIAVVQFLAGKGIPPQHLLAGAFGEFQPLEAGATEEAYARNRRIEMKLTER, from the coding sequence GTGGCCTCCACGGCGACCCGGACCCGGCGGACGCTCAACGTCTGGCCCGGCTACGTCGACGCGCTGGCGACGCTGCTCCTCTCGGTGGTCTTCCTGCTCACGGTCTTCGTGGTCGGGCAGTTCTTCCTGTCGCAGGAGCTGACCGGCCGGGACGAGACCCTGGCCAAGCTCAACCGCCAGATCGCCGACCTCACCGACCTCCTGGCCCTGGAGCGGACGAACCGCCGCAACCAGGAGGACGAGGTGCGCAACCTCCGCACGACGCTCGCCGGCGTCGAGGCCGAGCGCGACCGGGCCAAGGTGCAGGCCGAGGCCGCGACGGTCAGCCAGGGCGCGGCGGGCACCCTCGACAAGCAGCTGGAGACGGAGCGCGGCGCGACACGGCGGGCGCAGTCCCAGATCGACCTGCTCAACGAGCAGATCAGCGCCATGCGCCGGCAGCTCGCAGCCCTGGAGGACGCCCTCGCGGCCTCCGAGAGCCGCGACAGGGAATCCCAGGCCCGGATCGCCGAGCTGGGCAGCCGGCTGAACGTCGCCCTCGCGCAGAAGGTTCAGGAACTGGCCCGATACCGGTCCAACTTCTTCGGCCGCCTGCGCCAGATCCTCGGCAACCGGCCCGACATCCGCGTGGTCGGCGACCGCTTCGTGCTGCAATCCGAGGTGCTGTTCCCGGCCGGCTCCGCGACCCTCAAGCCCGAGGCCGGGCCGGAACTGGACCGCATCGCCGGCGCGGTCTCGGAACTCGCCAAGCAGATCCCGGCGGATCTGCCCTGGGTGCTCCGCGTCGACGGTCACACCGACGCGCGCCCGATCAGCACGTCTCAGTTCCCGTCGAACTGGTCGCTCTCGGCGGCGCGCGCCATCGCGGTGGTGCAGTTCCTCGCCGGCAAGGGGATCCCGCCGCAGCACCTCCTGGCGGGCGCCTTCGGCGAGTTCCAGCCCCTCGAAGCCGGCGCGACCGAGGAGGCCTACGCCCGCAACCGCCGGATCGAGATGAAGCTGACCGAGCGCTAG
- a CDS encoding DUF1465 family protein, whose amino-acid sequence MNGFDVTFRDDQDWVDFGRSYVNSEAFKALFRDGMTLVEETAAYLDGEGRDESRLVSRDATLSYAAESMRLTTLLMQIASWLLVQRAVAEGEMTPAEALQEKHRVKLGTAEPPKQQDFNLLPMRLQQLIVRARRLHSRILHLDALIAEDRPTPQPVESPVAAQQGLLRMAFRMSEG is encoded by the coding sequence ATGAACGGCTTCGATGTCACGTTCCGGGACGATCAGGACTGGGTCGATTTCGGCAGGTCCTACGTCAACTCGGAAGCCTTCAAGGCGCTGTTCCGCGACGGGATGACCCTAGTCGAGGAGACGGCCGCCTATCTCGACGGCGAGGGCCGCGACGAGTCGCGCCTCGTCTCCCGGGACGCGACGCTCAGCTACGCGGCCGAGAGCATGCGCCTGACCACGCTGCTGATGCAGATCGCCTCGTGGCTCCTGGTCCAGCGCGCCGTCGCCGAGGGCGAGATGACTCCGGCCGAGGCCCTGCAGGAGAAGCACCGGGTCAAGCTCGGCACCGCAGAGCCGCCGAAGCAGCAGGATTTCAACCTGCTGCCGATGCGTCTGCAGCAGCTGATCGTCCGGGCCCGGCGTCTGCACAGCCGTATCCTGCACCTCGACGCGCTGATCGCCGAGGACCGGCCGACGCCGCAGCCCGTGGAGAGCCCCGTCGCCGCGCAGCAGGGACTGCTGCGGATGGCGTTCCGGATGAGCGAGGGCTGA
- a CDS encoding MetQ/NlpA family ABC transporter substrate-binding protein: MRRLLLLFLALAALAAAPALAADKIKVGIMGGDAEVLWAKAKEIAARDGLDINLVVFSDYLLPNEALQAGDLDANAFQHKPFLANQIKARGYKIVPVGETIVTPIGLYSKRVKAVADLKDGALIGIPNDPSNGGRALLLLQAEKLIRLKDGVGLLPTVFDVVDNPKRLKFQEVDAAQLPRSLEDLDAAVINTNYAVDAGLIPGKDSIAIESKVDNPYNNVIVVREADTQKPWVPKLVRAFQNDAIRQILKEQFPGQFPAF; encoded by the coding sequence ATGAGACGTCTGCTGCTGCTGTTCCTCGCCCTGGCCGCTCTGGCCGCCGCGCCGGCCCTGGCCGCGGACAAGATCAAGGTCGGCATCATGGGCGGGGATGCCGAAGTCCTCTGGGCGAAGGCCAAGGAGATCGCGGCCCGCGACGGACTCGACATCAACCTGGTGGTGTTCTCCGACTACCTGCTGCCGAACGAGGCGCTCCAGGCCGGTGACCTCGACGCCAACGCCTTTCAGCACAAGCCGTTTCTCGCCAACCAGATCAAGGCCCGGGGCTACAAGATCGTCCCGGTCGGCGAGACGATCGTGACGCCGATCGGCCTGTACTCCAAGCGCGTCAAGGCTGTCGCGGATCTGAAGGACGGGGCGCTGATCGGCATCCCGAACGACCCGTCGAACGGCGGTCGGGCGCTCCTGCTGCTGCAGGCCGAGAAGCTGATCCGCTTGAAGGACGGCGTCGGCCTGCTGCCGACGGTCTTCGACGTCGTCGACAATCCCAAGCGCCTGAAGTTCCAGGAGGTCGACGCCGCGCAGCTGCCCCGCAGCCTCGAGGATCTCGACGCCGCGGTGATCAACACCAACTACGCCGTCGATGCCGGCCTGATCCCGGGCAAGGACTCCATCGCGATCGAGTCCAAGGTCGACAACCCCTACAACAACGTCATCGTCGTCCGCGAGGCGGACACGCAGAAGCCCTGGGTGCCGAAGCTGGTCCGCGCGTTCCAGAACGACGCGATCCGCCAGATCCTGAAGGAGCAGTTCCCGGGTCAGTTCCCGGCATTCTGA
- a CDS encoding DUF1775 domain-containing protein: MKTLVSAALGLGLLASAAQAHAVLERKQAAPGTSYRGVVQIMHGCNGKPTTRVSVTIPEGLIGAKPMPKPGWTLTTARGPYAKTYATHHGTVSEGVTAITWSGGSLPDDQVDEFTFLAQVAGTFEPGATVYVPVQQDCAEGSYAWSEIPKAGQDAHDLKAAAPSFRIVQVAQAGGAPPAGTAAAATTVKAGDLTIETPWLRATPNGAKVAGGYVRITNTGRAPDTLTGATVPFAKSSDIHSMSMEGGVMKMAPVTNGLTIKPGETVELKPGGYHLMFEDLTGAPKAGETVAGTLTFQRAGAVPVTFTVAPIGAGAPGGQHQHQH, translated from the coding sequence ATGAAGACCCTTGTCTCGGCCGCCCTCGGCCTCGGGCTGCTCGCTTCCGCGGCGCAGGCTCACGCGGTGCTGGAACGCAAGCAGGCCGCTCCCGGCACCTCGTATCGCGGCGTCGTCCAGATCATGCACGGCTGCAACGGCAAGCCGACGACCCGCGTGAGCGTCACCATCCCGGAAGGCCTGATCGGCGCCAAGCCGATGCCGAAGCCCGGCTGGACCCTGACGACGGCGCGCGGCCCCTATGCGAAGACCTACGCGACCCATCACGGCACGGTCTCGGAGGGCGTGACGGCGATCACGTGGAGCGGCGGCTCCCTGCCGGACGATCAGGTCGACGAGTTCACCTTCCTGGCGCAGGTCGCCGGCACGTTCGAGCCCGGCGCGACCGTCTACGTCCCGGTCCAGCAGGATTGCGCGGAGGGCAGCTACGCCTGGTCGGAGATCCCCAAGGCCGGTCAGGACGCCCACGACCTGAAGGCGGCCGCGCCGTCCTTCCGGATCGTCCAGGTCGCCCAGGCGGGCGGCGCGCCGCCCGCGGGGACGGCCGCGGCCGCGACGACCGTGAAGGCCGGGGACCTAACGATCGAGACGCCGTGGCTGCGCGCCACGCCGAACGGCGCCAAAGTCGCCGGCGGGTACGTGCGCATCACCAACACGGGGCGCGCGCCGGACACGCTCACGGGCGCCACGGTGCCGTTCGCCAAGAGCAGCGACATCCACTCCATGTCGATGGAGGGCGGCGTCATGAAGATGGCGCCGGTCACGAACGGCCTGACCATCAAGCCCGGCGAGACCGTGGAGCTGAAGCCCGGCGGCTATCACCTCATGTTCGAGGACCTGACCGGCGCGCCTAAGGCGGGCGAGACCGTCGCGGGGACGCTCACGTTCCAGCGGGCCGGCGCCGTGCCGGTGACCTTCACGGTGGCGCCGATCGGCGCGGGCGCGCCGGGCGGCCAGCACCAGCACCAGCACTAG
- a CDS encoding calcineurin-like phosphoesterase C-terminal domain-containing protein, protein MSRDTQPGGLTRRSTVAGAAALGLVAGRAGAQDAAEATGIVSARDAAGGEPVPLPGVLVSNGREIARTDERGRYRLPMPGDGAVFVIKPPGYALPRDADNVPRHSYIHQPGGTPAALGLRYRGLAPTGPLPASIDFTLTRADEPDDFDVVLFTDPQPESRFELDHVRDTAVARAMAIPAAFGLTTGDVLFDDLSLYGRSNRIVGRIGLPWYNLPGNHDLNMQAPDARYSRETWKRVFGAPTYAFRHGRAWFVMLDNVEWLGPPVPVGANTYRGRIGERGLAFLRNLLAEIPRDDLIVLAMHIPLHTDTAPDDPRTTTTDRAALLELLAGRKVLSLAGHTHTTEHHYLADGHHHHVLTAVSGSWWSGPDTRTGIPSADSRDGTPNGFHVLSIRGTAYTSRYVAAQGQPDETMRILFESELRAGAPEVVRWTRPVQGLRPPVPQDALADTTLVVNVFDGGPRTQLAFRVGDAPPRPMARTRRLDPFVTELYERYPETKKSWVKAMPSTHIWTARLPDDLAPGAHRVTVEGADEYGRPIRGCAVLEVTGERGRG, encoded by the coding sequence ATGTCGCGCGACACCCAACCCGGAGGCCTGACCCGCCGGAGCACCGTGGCGGGAGCCGCCGCCCTGGGCCTCGTGGCCGGCCGGGCCGGCGCGCAGGACGCCGCGGAGGCCACCGGGATCGTCTCCGCGCGCGACGCGGCCGGCGGGGAGCCGGTCCCGCTGCCGGGCGTGCTGGTGTCCAACGGTCGCGAGATCGCGCGGACCGACGAGCGGGGCCGCTACCGCCTGCCGATGCCGGGCGACGGCGCGGTCTTCGTCATCAAGCCGCCGGGCTACGCCCTGCCGCGCGACGCCGACAACGTGCCGCGCCACTCCTACATCCACCAGCCCGGGGGCACGCCCGCCGCGCTCGGCCTGCGCTATCGCGGGCTCGCGCCCACCGGGCCGCTCCCGGCCTCGATCGACTTCACCCTGACCCGCGCGGACGAGCCGGACGACTTCGACGTCGTGCTGTTCACCGATCCCCAGCCCGAGAGCCGGTTCGAGCTGGACCACGTGCGGGACACCGCGGTCGCCCGCGCCATGGCGATCCCGGCGGCCTTCGGCCTGACCACCGGCGACGTGCTGTTCGACGATCTCTCGCTCTACGGCCGGTCCAACCGGATCGTCGGGCGGATCGGCCTGCCCTGGTACAACCTGCCGGGCAACCACGACCTCAACATGCAGGCGCCGGACGCGCGCTACAGCCGCGAGACCTGGAAGCGGGTGTTCGGCGCGCCGACCTACGCGTTCCGTCACGGCCGGGCGTGGTTCGTGATGCTCGACAACGTCGAGTGGCTCGGGCCGCCGGTGCCGGTGGGCGCCAACACCTACCGGGGCCGGATCGGCGAGCGCGGTCTGGCCTTCCTGCGCAACCTCCTGGCCGAGATCCCGCGGGACGACCTGATCGTGCTGGCCATGCACATCCCGCTGCACACCGACACGGCGCCGGACGATCCCCGCACCACCACCACCGACCGCGCCGCGCTCCTCGAGCTGCTCGCCGGCCGCAAGGTCCTGAGCCTCGCCGGCCACACCCACACGACCGAGCACCACTACCTCGCCGACGGGCACCATCACCACGTGCTGACGGCCGTCTCGGGCTCGTGGTGGAGCGGCCCCGACACCCGGACCGGCATCCCCTCGGCCGACAGCCGCGACGGCACGCCGAACGGGTTCCACGTCCTGTCGATCCGCGGCACCGCCTACACGTCGCGCTACGTCGCCGCGCAGGGTCAGCCGGACGAGACCATGCGGATCCTGTTCGAGAGCGAGCTGCGGGCCGGCGCGCCCGAGGTGGTGCGCTGGACCCGGCCCGTGCAGGGGCTGCGGCCGCCGGTGCCGCAGGACGCGCTCGCCGACACCACCCTGGTGGTCAACGTGTTCGACGGCGGCCCGCGCACGCAGCTCGCGTTCCGGGTCGGGGACGCGCCGCCCCGGCCGATGGCGCGCACCCGCCGCCTCGACCCGTTCGTCACCGAACTCTACGAGCGCTACCCCGAGACCAAGAAGAGCTGGGTGAAGGCGATGCCCTCGACCCATATCTGGACGGCGCGGCTTCCGGACGACCTCGCCCCGGGCGCCCACCGGGTCACCGTGGAGGGCGCGGACGAGTACGGCCGTCCGATCCGCGGCTGCGCGGTGCTGGAGGTCACCGGCGAGCGCGGCCGCGGCTGA
- a CDS encoding methyl-accepting chemotaxis protein, with the protein MSKPNLSLNPVRSGADREPRDEAGAIAAAVRVFEDGLAGLRAGALIADDAASAAAAADAATGLLAGIAGQTSLMALRAAIEAARDGGEGRGFAAAAAEVRDLAGQMARATDTIVAQVGQIQAAAERAQDTGLRGARQLAPASAH; encoded by the coding sequence ATGTCGAAGCCCAACCTGTCCCTGAACCCGGTTCGGTCCGGAGCGGACCGTGAGCCCCGGGACGAGGCCGGCGCCATTGCCGCGGCCGTGCGGGTCTTCGAGGACGGGCTGGCGGGTCTGCGCGCGGGTGCCCTGATCGCGGACGATGCGGCTTCGGCCGCGGCGGCGGCCGACGCGGCGACCGGCCTCCTCGCAGGCATCGCCGGTCAGACCAGCCTGATGGCGCTGCGGGCCGCGATCGAGGCGGCCCGCGATGGCGGGGAGGGGCGGGGCTTCGCGGCCGCGGCCGCCGAGGTCAGGGACCTGGCCGGGCAGATGGCGCGGGCGACCGACACGATCGTGGCGCAGGTCGGCCAGATCCAGGCCGCGGCGGAGCGGGCGCAGGACACCGGCCTCCGGGGGGCGCGCCAGCTGGCGCCCGCGTCCGCGCACTGA